The Corynebacterium sphenisci DSM 44792 genome includes the window CGGCTGCGCGATCCCGGCTTCACCCCGGAGGAGGCCACCGTGGTGGCGCTGGCGGCCTCCGCGGTGAGCCCGGACGCCGCCCTGGACCGGCTCGGCGCCCGGGCCTGGGGCAAGCTCGCCGCGGAGGCGGGCCGGCCGGATCTGCGCGAGGCCGGCACCCGGGTGCTGCTCGCCGACGGGGCGGACACCGCCGGCGGGGACGTCGCCGAACTGCTGCGCGCCCGCGCCGAGGGCCGCCGGGTGCGCTTCTGGTACACCCCCCGCTTCGGCGCCGATGATGAGGAGCGGCACCTGGAGCCCTGGGCGATCGTGAGCATCGGCGGCCGCCGCTACCTCGTCGGCTACGACGTGCAGCGCGGCGGCCCGCGGGCCTTCCGGCTGGCCCGGGTCCGGGAGGTCGCGGTGGGCGAGCCGGCGCTGACCCCCCGGCCGGGCACGGCGGGGATCATCGAGGTGGCCCGGGGCTCGCTGCACCGCGGCGGCGCCCCGGTGCGCCCGGTGGCCCGGATCGCCGAGGGCACCTGCGGGGACGTCACCGCTGGG containing:
- a CDS encoding helix-turn-helix transcriptional regulator encodes the protein MSAAAPRQLELLLALADSRLGLTRAELGRVIPDYAGADGAAEAARKRLERDLAALREIGVPVDAAGERIRVDDAGWRLRDPGFTPEEATVVALAASAVSPDAALDRLGARAWGKLAAEAGRPDLREAGTRVLLADGADTAGGDVAELLRARAEGRRVRFWYTPRFGADDEERHLEPWAIVSIGGRRYLVGYDVQRGGPRAFRLARVREVAVGEPALTPRPGTAGIIEVARGSLHRGGAPVRPVARIAEGTCGDVTAGAEPLGGGRWRLPEMPRGEAVELALAHAGDLLVEAPAGLRAEVIGRLRAIAGAPPGGHGADAGEEGR